A window from Salvelinus fontinalis isolate EN_2023a chromosome 8, ASM2944872v1, whole genome shotgun sequence encodes these proteins:
- the LOC129861245 gene encoding deoxyribonuclease gamma-like — MTCPSPLLLLLVGIFGPCSSFKICAFNVQNFDDAKSANFRVMHTLTRIVSRCDICLLQEVKDTQGNATKALVEALNRYDAYHYKYVSSGFLGRTPQDQEQYVYLYRDETVELTDQYQYVDRKGGNAATFSRDPFVVRFQAKEAVIGDFALIPLHTMASDAIKEIDKLYDVFEEIKKKWNTENVMFLGAFNAGCGHMTRQDKANIRLFSIPGFFWLIRDQVDTTVGDTASCAYDRIVVHGERFLKAIKPYSAQVFNIANEYKLSKERVLEVSDHFPIEVELKTKSSGQLQAPVQPLLLIALSVITSALHILPSTSMV; from the exons ATGActtgcccctctcctctcctcctccttctcgttGGTATTTTTGGGCCATGTTCAAGCTTCAAGATCTGTGCCTTCAATGTCCAGAACTTCGACGATGCCAAATCAGCCAACTTCAGGGTGATGCACACTCTGACCAGG ATTGTGTCTCGCTGTGACATCTGTCTCCTTCAGGAGGTTAAAGACACACAGGGCAATGCCACTAAAGCTTTGGTGGAGGCACTCAACAG ATATGATGCCTATCACTATAAATATGTTTCCAGTGGATTTCTGGGGCGAACACCTCAGGACCAGGAGCAATATGTCTATCTGTACAG GGATGAAACCGTAGAGTTGACAGATCAGTACCAGTACGTTGACAGAAAGGGGGGGAATGCGGCTACATTCTCCAGAGACCCCTTTGTTGTTAGATTTCAAGCCAAGGAAGCAG TGATTGGAGACTTTGCTCTGATCCCGCTGCACACTATGGCCTCTGATGCAATCAAGGAGATTGACAAGCTCTACGATGTTTTTGAGGAAATCAAAAAGAAGTGGAATACTGAG AACGTGATGTTCCTTGGAGCCTTCAATGCTGGTTGTGGGCACATGACCCGGCAGGACAAGGCGAACATCCGACTTTTCTCAATACCTGGATTTTTCTGGTTGATCAGGGACCAGGTGGACACCACTGTTGGGGATACTGCCAGCTGTGCCTATGACAG GATTGTGGTACACGGAGAGCGCTTCCTGAAGGCCATCAAACCTTATTCAGCTCAGGTCTTCAACATTGCCAATGAGTATAAACTCTCAAAGGAAAGG GTTCTGGAAGTGAGTGACCACTTCCCTATTGAGGTGGAGCTGAAGACTAAATCGTCAGGGCAGCTTCAAGCTCCGGTTCAGCCTCTCCTGCTAATTGCTCTCTCTGTCATCACCTCCGCCCTGCACATCTTACCTTCAACCAGTATGGTGTGA